A part of Rhodamnia argentea isolate NSW1041297 chromosome 8, ASM2092103v1, whole genome shotgun sequence genomic DNA contains:
- the LOC125316374 gene encoding uncharacterized protein LOC125316374 isoform X2, with protein MPKEYYVVFNGRNIGIYNNWPQTEVQVSGFSKANYKGYNNWEAAKQTYLKFFNMKELPTTIHLPTRFPPNNKHVKQDDDCPSGCSRIIRDPEMELEQTRFELEQTRRELEHSQCSLQLTIRELLNAREVNDNFRDMISGFRNVNID; from the exons ATGCCGAAGGAATACTATGTTGTTTTCAATGGCCGTAATATTGGCATATACAATAATTGGCCTCAAACTGAAGTTCAAGTAAGTGGTTTTAGTAAGGCTAATTACAAAGGATATAACAATTGGGAAGCCGCAAAACAGAcgtacttgaaatttttcaatatgaaggagTTGCCAACGACAATTCATTTACCTACACGATTTCCTCCCAATAATAAACATGTGAAGCAG GACGATGATTGTCCCAGTGGTTGTAGCCGTATAATTAGAGATCCGGAAATGGAGTTGGAACAAACCCGATTTGAGCTGGAACAAACTCGAAGGGAGCTGGAACATAGCCAAT GTTCGCTTCAATTGACTATACGGGAGCTACTGAATGCAAGGGAGGTGAATGACAACTTCCGAGATATGATTAGTGGCTTCAGGAATGTTAACATCGATTAG
- the LOC115729198 gene encoding mediator of RNA polymerase II transcription subunit 32-like — MDNIVDSLSNAYQEFVAAAASVLEAREASGARKIAAIDATLENFKQHWELFRVACDQAEEFVESVKQRIGSECLVDEASGPSAGKPGQAAAPGLPPISAVRLEQMSKAVRWLVFELQNGTGTAGGAAHTHSTPFDARFSEDAAQ, encoded by the coding sequence ATGGACAACATCGTagattccttgagcaatgcgtACCAGGAGTTCGTCGCAGCTGCGGCGAGTGTTCTCGAGGCCAGGGAAGCGTCCGGGGCCCGGAAAATAGCTGCCATCGATGCTACCCTGGAGAACTTCAAGCAGCACTGGGAATTGTTCCGGGTGGCGTGCGATCAGGCAGAAGAGTTTGTGGAGTCGGTTAAGCAGAGGATCGGTTCGGAGTGCCTGGTGGATGAGGCAAGCGGCCCTTCAGCGGGAAAGCCTGGGCAGGCTGCAGCACCCGGCCTGCCCCCCATAAGTGCAGTTAGGTTGGAGCAGATGAGTAAAGCGGTGCGGTGGCTTGTCTTCGAGCTCCAAAATGGTACTGGCACCGCCGGCGGAGCGGCACATACGCATTCCACACCTTTCGATGCTCGATTCTCCGAAGATGCAGCTCAGTAG
- the LOC125316374 gene encoding uncharacterized protein LOC125316374 isoform X1 yields MPKEYYVVFNGRNIGIYNNWPQTEVQVSGFSKANYKGYNNWEAAKQTYLKFFNMKELPTTIHLPTRFPPNNKHVKQDDDCPSGCSRIIRDPEMELEQTRFELEQTRRELEHSQCSHRLTIQELEHTQGSLQLTIRELLNAREVNDNFRDMISGFRNVNID; encoded by the exons ATGCCGAAGGAATACTATGTTGTTTTCAATGGCCGTAATATTGGCATATACAATAATTGGCCTCAAACTGAAGTTCAAGTAAGTGGTTTTAGTAAGGCTAATTACAAAGGATATAACAATTGGGAAGCCGCAAAACAGAcgtacttgaaatttttcaatatgaaggagTTGCCAACGACAATTCATTTACCTACACGATTTCCTCCCAATAATAAACATGTGAAGCAG GACGATGATTGTCCCAGTGGTTGTAGCCGTATAATTAGAGATCCGGAAATGGAGTTGGAACAAACCCGATTTGAGCTGGAACAAACTCGAAGGGAGCTGGAACATAGCCAATGTTCGCATCGATTGACTATACAAGAATTGGAACATACTCAAGGTTCGCTTCAATTGACTATACGGGAGCTACTGAATGCAAGGGAGGTGAATGACAACTTCCGAGATATGATTAGTGGCTTCAGGAATGTTAACATCGATTAG